A genomic stretch from Candidatus Eremiobacterota bacterium includes:
- a CDS encoding ankyrin repeat domain-containing protein, producing MCLLDIIEAMAENQPQRVKELISSHEVNVDLKDSNATTPLHWASQRGHNDLVTFLISRGASVNILDRWRATPLHYASQNGHTEIVKRLIANGAIPYVANLEGAVPLHLAANAEIAAMLKECGGEEYLVTELGEPDYD from the coding sequence GTGTGTCTGCTGGATATCATTGAAGCAATGGCAGAGAATCAGCCCCAGAGGGTGAAGGAGCTCATCAGCAGCCATGAGGTCAACGTGGACCTCAAGGACAGCAACGCGACAACGCCTCTCCACTGGGCTTCGCAGAGGGGGCATAATGACCTGGTGACTTTCCTCATCTCCAGGGGTGCTTCGGTGAATATCCTCGACAGGTGGCGTGCCACCCCTCTTCATTATGCCTCTCAGAACGGCCACACGGAGATAGTGAAGCGCCTCATTGCCAACGGAGCGATACCTTATGTGGCCAATCTGGAGGGAGCGGTCCCCCTGCACCTGGCGGCAAATGCCGAGATCGCCGCAATGTTGAAGGAATGCGGCGGCGAAGAGTACCTCGTCACGGAGCTTGGAGAGCCCGACTACGACTGA